The proteins below are encoded in one region of Chloroflexota bacterium:
- a CDS encoding metalloregulator ArsR/SmtB family transcription factor — protein MQSGRKTLASQLQPTRRKILLALKKSGGLTAGELSGLLGMTAMGVRRHLTTLEKDGLVTFDSQQRGMGRPAYVYHLTDLAEELFPKNYHILANELLGYLEEDELARVFERRAARRLRVGRARLAGLDFEQRIAELARLLDEDGYLAEWERVNDDTYLLREFNCAVHRVAYRYRQACATEIDFIQALLPEAEVQREQHIMSGDAACTYRISRRA, from the coding sequence ATGCAATCCGGCCGTAAAACCCTTGCCAGTCAGTTACAACCAACCCGGCGAAAGATCTTGCTGGCCTTAAAGAAGTCAGGGGGATTAACCGCGGGCGAATTAAGTGGGTTGTTGGGGATGACTGCCATGGGCGTGCGTCGCCACCTGACTACCCTGGAGAAGGATGGTCTTGTGACATTCGACTCCCAGCAGCGAGGCATGGGCCGGCCCGCCTATGTCTATCACCTGACCGATCTGGCAGAGGAACTCTTTCCCAAAAACTACCACATTCTTGCCAATGAGCTTCTGGGCTATCTGGAAGAGGATGAGTTGGCTCGGGTATTCGAAAGACGGGCAGCGCGGCGGCTGCGAGTCGGACGAGCCCGTCTGGCAGGACTCGATTTTGAGCAAAGGATCGCCGAACTGGCTCGTTTGCTGGACGAGGATGGTTACCTGGCCGAGTGGGAGCGGGTGAACGACGATACCTACCTGCTGAGGGAGTTCAACTGCGCCGTCCACCGCGTCGCCTATCGCTACCGTCAGGCATGCGCCACCGAGATCGACTTCATTCAGGCATTGTTGCCTGAGGCTGAAGTCCAACGCGAACAACACATCATGAGCGGCGACGCTGCCTGTACCTACCGCATCAGCCGGCGCGCCTGA
- a CDS encoding MFS transporter: protein MLKTQFHTTMRWLLRANTPIPERSDGEIAADMERNYHWNFTTHVLDGVFFWLGASFMSSATIIPLFVSKLSDSPWAIGLAAVIAQAGWYFPQLFAANATERLPLMKPVVVNLGFFLERLPLWLLPIAALVGASHPQLGLALFFIGYAGHILGAGAVAPAWQDLVARCFFPEQRGRYFGTATFLGNGTGLLGAALSAWILAAFLFPTNFALLFTLAAFFVTVSWVFLALVREPTQSHMVARQSTRQYLGKLPAIVQQDEEFRRFLLARTLLVFGSLGTGFVTVAAIARWEVADGVVGFYTGALLLGQTLGTFVFGFLSDRRGNKLVLESSAAFGMFAFLLAWMAPFAMLYYAVFFMLGIAMGGIMLSSILVVLEFAPSSRRPTYTGLANTTVGAFSIAAPLLGALLASISYDWLFAVSAGFNLVALVALHWWVKEPRQLKPVPTS, encoded by the coding sequence ATGCTCAAGACCCAATTCCATACGACCATGCGGTGGTTACTGCGGGCAAATACGCCTATCCCCGAGCGCAGCGACGGCGAGATCGCTGCCGACATGGAGCGAAACTACCACTGGAATTTCACTACTCATGTGCTGGACGGCGTGTTCTTCTGGCTCGGCGCCAGCTTCATGTCCAGCGCAACCATCATTCCCCTTTTTGTCAGCAAACTTAGCGATAGCCCGTGGGCCATCGGTCTGGCAGCAGTTATCGCCCAGGCCGGCTGGTATTTCCCGCAGCTCTTTGCCGCCAATGCCACCGAACGTCTGCCGCTGATGAAACCAGTGGTAGTCAATCTGGGTTTCTTTCTGGAGCGCCTGCCCCTCTGGCTGTTGCCCATCGCCGCGCTGGTGGGTGCCAGCCATCCCCAGCTTGGATTGGCCCTGTTCTTCATCGGCTATGCTGGCCATATCCTGGGCGCCGGGGCTGTTGCTCCTGCCTGGCAGGACCTGGTCGCTCGTTGCTTTTTCCCCGAGCAACGAGGGCGCTACTTTGGCACAGCAACCTTCCTGGGCAACGGAACAGGTCTGCTGGGGGCAGCGTTGAGTGCCTGGATTCTGGCGGCCTTCTTGTTTCCAACCAATTTCGCACTGCTCTTCACCCTGGCCGCCTTTTTTGTCACGGTGAGTTGGGTGTTTCTCGCCCTGGTCCGGGAGCCCACTCAGTCCCACATGGTCGCCCGTCAGAGTACGCGCCAATATCTGGGCAAGCTGCCGGCGATCGTTCAACAGGATGAGGAGTTTCGCCGTTTTCTGCTGGCCAGGACTTTACTGGTATTCGGCAGCCTGGGCACCGGATTCGTCACTGTGGCCGCTATCGCCCGCTGGGAGGTAGCCGATGGCGTCGTTGGATTCTACACAGGCGCCTTGCTTCTCGGCCAAACCCTGGGGACCTTTGTATTCGGCTTCCTCTCTGACCGGCGGGGCAACAAGCTTGTTCTGGAGTCAAGCGCTGCATTCGGCATGTTTGCCTTTCTGTTGGCATGGATGGCCCCCTTCGCCATGTTGTACTACGCGGTGTTCTTCATGTTGGGCATTGCCATGGGAGGGATCATGCTTTCCAGCATTCTGGTCGTGCTGGAATTTGCACCATCCTCGCGCCGGCCAACCTATACCGGTCTGGCCAACACCACCGTCGGCGCGTTCAGCATTGCCGCGCCATTGCTCGGGGCCTTGCTGGCCAGCATCAGCTACGACTGGTTGTTTGCCGTCAGCGCCGGGTTCAACCTGGTTGCACTGGTAGCGCTTCACTGGTGGGTCAAGGAACCCCGGCAACTGAAGCCGGTTCCAACGAGCTAG
- the ggt gene encoding gamma-glutamyltransferase yields MTLVSSTRHGAIAAGHPLTVAAGAQILEQGGNAVDAAVAAAFASFVAEYTVSATGGAGFALIYDARRGDGTLYDFFSAAPGLGRKEIPAPEEIDFRKITIDYGDSQQDFYVGRGSVGVPGNIAGLCMLSRDKGRLPLTVLLEPAIQLAREGVQVTEMQYFISLMLEPIFLSTPGSAAIFGRSNGAGGLLEPGELLRMCDLADSLEALGKEGPRLFYEGEIARALWQDQAENGGLITAKDMSRYRVRRRLPLVTHFRNRTVLTNPPPSRGGLLISFSLNLLKDFHFEQKHHGTICHLELIAEVMRVTNLARGEMEQLNLLPRQQIGRMLGPATVNRWAETLRDMLRLPIPERPTDQVINARSSTTQISVIDQDGLAVSMTTSGGEGAGYIVPGTGIVPNNMMGEEDLHPQGFHQMMAGRRIPSMMSPSVVLEDGWPVLAIGSGGANRIRSAILQVLMNVFEFDLDLEQAVEAPRVHWEEGILQVEGGNDPVVVAELAASGYNVNIWASKHMFFGGTHVVARCPDGQYLGVGDSRRDGCAQVV; encoded by the coding sequence ATGACATTGGTATCATCGACTCGCCATGGCGCAATCGCTGCCGGCCATCCGCTGACAGTCGCCGCGGGCGCGCAGATATTAGAGCAGGGCGGCAATGCGGTTGACGCCGCTGTGGCTGCCGCGTTCGCCTCCTTCGTGGCAGAATATACTGTTTCTGCAACGGGAGGCGCCGGTTTCGCACTGATCTACGATGCCCGACGCGGTGATGGCACCCTGTACGACTTCTTCAGCGCTGCCCCCGGGTTGGGACGCAAGGAGATACCGGCGCCGGAAGAAATCGATTTTCGCAAGATCACGATTGATTATGGTGATTCCCAGCAAGACTTTTATGTCGGTCGCGGCTCCGTGGGGGTACCTGGAAACATTGCCGGCCTGTGTATGCTGTCACGTGACAAGGGCCGTCTGCCGTTAACTGTACTGCTGGAGCCTGCCATCCAGTTAGCTCGCGAGGGTGTGCAAGTGACGGAGATGCAATATTTCATCAGCCTTATGCTGGAGCCGATTTTCCTCAGCACGCCTGGCAGCGCCGCCATTTTTGGCCGCAGCAATGGCGCTGGCGGACTGTTGGAACCAGGGGAGTTGTTGCGAATGTGCGACCTGGCAGACTCCCTGGAAGCTCTGGGTAAAGAGGGGCCTCGCCTTTTCTACGAAGGTGAGATTGCCAGGGCATTGTGGCAGGATCAAGCTGAAAACGGAGGGCTTATCACTGCCAAAGATATGAGCCGCTACCGCGTTCGGCGGCGGTTGCCACTGGTAACCCATTTTCGCAATCGCACGGTACTGACCAATCCACCTCCCAGCCGCGGTGGACTCTTGATCAGTTTTTCCCTGAATCTGCTCAAGGACTTTCATTTTGAACAGAAGCATCACGGCACCATCTGCCACCTGGAATTGATCGCAGAAGTCATGCGGGTGACCAACCTGGCGCGCGGCGAAATGGAACAGTTGAATCTGCTGCCGCGGCAGCAGATTGGCAGGATGCTGGGACCGGCGACGGTGAATCGCTGGGCAGAAACATTGCGGGATATGCTGCGCCTGCCGATTCCAGAACGGCCAACAGATCAGGTTATCAATGCCCGTTCCAGCACTACCCAGATCTCCGTCATCGATCAAGATGGCCTGGCTGTCAGCATGACGACCAGTGGTGGTGAAGGCGCTGGCTATATCGTTCCAGGCACGGGCATTGTTCCCAATAACATGATGGGTGAGGAAGACCTTCATCCCCAGGGTTTCCACCAGATGATGGCTGGACGGCGTATTCCCTCCATGATGTCTCCCTCTGTGGTGTTGGAGGATGGATGGCCAGTGCTGGCGATTGGCAGCGGTGGCGCAAATCGGATTCGCAGTGCAATCCTCCAGGTCTTGATGAATGTTTTTGAATTCGATCTTGATCTTGAGCAGGCGGTGGAAGCGCCCCGCGTTCACTGGGAAGAGGGAATTCTCCAGGTCGAGGGGGGCAACGACCCCGTCGTCGTAGCCGAGTTGGCGGCGTCTGGGTACAACGTGAACATCTGGGCGAGCAAACACATGTTTTTTGGCGGCACCCACGTGGTCGCCCGCTGTCCTGACGGTCAGTACCTTGGGGTGGGGGATAGCCGGCGGGACGGCTGTGCCCAGGTTGTTTAG
- a CDS encoding M28 family metallopeptidase yields MTSMFRRLLAGLALGFTGGASLAWWLARYEPLTQADYGRLGTSTGAEGGLPMQIDPGRLRSDTVALSSINMRRGGTPGEAQARNWVLNRFGEIGLKRVHLSPVIYPRWRRRARSQLSFFTPAPYEPNFIVITGSPKTAPTGLERPVIDLGGGTETDYAIRSRRGLGDAVHLIRRSDKSREPRGRLIKRAASHGAVAVVFAHQSPSPANMQLIENGSGAALGRIPALAVSYQTGEYLRKKLAKGPVRALLHIKSAYSAGLTANVIGEIPGKRRDYVILAAHYDAWYSGASDNASGLACILELARVWTESRLRPDRTIRFAAFASGGEGMVGSLSEVITRAARVKARCRGIVTPDGVGVPEGALRFNGFPSSLAKTAADLAEEMGYSESTGYPIAVRNSLSYSDHWPYAHLRLPALAIAKGPDPYCHTPYDTAERLDYQDMRWAAAIAGAMALRLAQR; encoded by the coding sequence ATGACTTCCATGTTTCGAAGGCTGTTAGCGGGCCTGGCCTTGGGCTTCACCGGTGGGGCATCCCTTGCGTGGTGGTTGGCCCGCTATGAGCCATTGACTCAGGCAGATTACGGTCGGCTGGGAACGAGCACCGGCGCCGAGGGGGGCCTGCCCATGCAGATTGATCCGGGCCGACTACGCAGCGATACGGTTGCCCTGTCGTCCATCAATATGCGTCGAGGGGGCACCCCGGGAGAGGCGCAGGCACGAAACTGGGTTCTGAACCGTTTCGGCGAGATCGGACTCAAGCGAGTGCATCTGAGTCCGGTGATCTACCCGCGCTGGCGACGGCGGGCCCGTTCTCAACTGAGCTTTTTTACACCCGCGCCCTACGAGCCCAATTTCATCGTGATCACAGGCTCGCCGAAAACAGCGCCCACGGGCCTGGAGCGGCCGGTGATCGACCTGGGGGGTGGTACGGAAACCGATTATGCTATTCGATCCCGGCGTGGACTTGGCGATGCCGTTCATTTGATAAGGCGAAGCGACAAGAGCCGAGAACCACGTGGTCGCCTGATCAAAAGAGCCGCCAGCCATGGTGCCGTCGCCGTGGTCTTTGCCCACCAATCGCCAAGCCCGGCCAACATGCAACTCATCGAGAATGGATCAGGTGCCGCTCTGGGTCGCATTCCTGCTTTGGCCGTGAGTTATCAGACCGGGGAATACCTGCGTAAGAAGCTGGCGAAAGGCCCGGTGCGCGCGCTGCTGCACATCAAATCGGCCTATTCGGCGGGCCTGACCGCCAATGTGATTGGTGAGATTCCGGGCAAACGGCGTGACTATGTGATCCTGGCAGCCCATTACGATGCCTGGTACAGCGGTGCTTCCGACAATGCATCTGGTCTGGCGTGTATCCTGGAACTGGCCCGGGTCTGGACAGAGAGTCGTCTGCGTCCCGATAGAACGATCCGCTTCGCCGCGTTTGCCAGCGGCGGGGAAGGCATGGTCGGTTCGCTGTCAGAGGTCATCACGCGCGCTGCTCGAGTCAAAGCGCGCTGCCGGGGCATCGTTACGCCGGACGGGGTAGGCGTTCCAGAAGGTGCCCTGCGCTTCAATGGATTTCCCAGCAGTCTGGCGAAAACAGCGGCCGACCTTGCGGAAGAGATGGGCTACAGCGAGTCCACCGGGTATCCGATCGCAGTCAGAAACTCCCTTTCATATTCCGATCATTGGCCCTATGCCCATTTGCGCTTACCCGCCTTGGCCATCGCCAAGGGGCCTGATCCCTATTGCCACACGCCCTACGATACCGCGGAGCGGCTGGATTACCAGGATATGCGTTGGGCAGCGGCCATCGCAGGTGCCATGGCCTTGCGCCTGGCACAGCGCTGA
- a CDS encoding molybdopterin biosynthesis protein: protein MMRRETPYLHDIGLEEAIEHWYAALLQAEALGTLPSETLPVGDCAGRVTAAPVWARISSPHYHASAMDGYAVRAEDTAGATETSPLRLALNQQAFYVDTGDPIPAGTDAVIMIEDTQLLPGEQTADPDISTHIEIMAATPPWRHVRAMGEDIVATQLVLPSNHYLRPQDLGAAVGCGHTHLAVRCQPRVAVIPTGSELVTPGEPGWETSLQPGDIVEYNSLVLGAMAQEWGCQVSRLASVPDEFDRIRSAVEVALSDHDIVVINAGSSAGSEDFTARVVDDLGQVLVHGAAIRPGHPVVLGIAGGKPVIGIPGFPVSAAMTFELFVKPLVYRWQGLMPPERPIVRASLTQKVHSPLGEDEFLRVTVGRVGDRLVATPLKRGAGVIMSLVRADGIVQIPRFSEGEHAGSQVSVELLRSPESIRNTIVSIGSHDLTLDVLADQLRRNRPELTLASSNVGSYGGLLALQRNEAHFAGSHLLDAETGEYNIKFIRELLPTRQMILLRFVGRVQGLIVQPENPKEITSLADLARADVSFVNRQRGAGTRVLLDYQLKQLGIKRRQIQGYERPEFTHLAVAAAVQSGTADCGLGIRAAASALRLGFVPLFNERYDLVIPAEYYDSELLEPLMAVIRSAEFSGTVEALGGYDTAGIGEVIAEL from the coding sequence ATGATGCGACGAGAGACTCCCTATCTACACGATATTGGTCTGGAAGAGGCCATCGAACACTGGTATGCCGCCTTGCTGCAGGCTGAAGCGTTGGGCACGCTTCCCAGTGAAACATTGCCCGTTGGCGATTGTGCCGGCCGGGTAACTGCAGCGCCTGTATGGGCCCGCATATCCTCTCCCCATTACCATGCGTCTGCCATGGATGGCTATGCGGTACGGGCCGAAGACACCGCTGGCGCTACCGAGACCTCTCCGCTTCGTCTTGCCCTGAACCAGCAGGCGTTTTACGTGGACACCGGTGATCCAATCCCGGCAGGGACTGACGCGGTGATCATGATCGAGGATACGCAGTTGCTGCCGGGGGAGCAAACGGCAGATCCTGACATCTCAACCCATATAGAGATCATGGCTGCCACGCCGCCCTGGCGACATGTGCGCGCCATGGGTGAGGACATCGTCGCAACCCAGCTTGTGTTACCCTCCAACCATTATCTTCGGCCCCAGGACCTGGGCGCCGCGGTTGGATGTGGGCACACCCATCTTGCGGTGCGTTGCCAGCCCCGGGTAGCGGTGATACCAACCGGCAGTGAGTTGGTGACACCCGGAGAACCTGGCTGGGAAACATCTTTGCAGCCGGGCGATATTGTTGAGTACAATTCATTGGTTCTTGGCGCCATGGCGCAGGAATGGGGCTGCCAGGTCAGTCGCCTGGCGTCCGTGCCTGACGAATTCGATCGGATACGGTCTGCAGTCGAGGTGGCCCTGTCCGATCACGATATCGTTGTAATAAACGCCGGGTCGTCAGCGGGCTCGGAGGACTTCACCGCCCGCGTAGTCGACGACCTGGGACAGGTATTGGTCCACGGCGCGGCGATTCGACCGGGACATCCCGTGGTTCTGGGGATCGCCGGGGGCAAACCGGTGATCGGGATTCCTGGGTTTCCGGTATCGGCTGCCATGACCTTCGAACTTTTTGTCAAGCCGCTGGTCTATCGGTGGCAGGGTTTGATGCCGCCCGAGCGCCCTATCGTCAGAGCATCTCTCACTCAGAAGGTCCACTCTCCTTTGGGAGAGGATGAATTCTTGCGTGTCACCGTAGGGCGGGTCGGCGATCGTCTGGTGGCAACCCCGTTGAAGCGCGGGGCAGGAGTCATTATGTCGCTGGTACGGGCCGATGGAATCGTGCAGATTCCTCGCTTCAGTGAAGGAGAACATGCAGGCAGCCAGGTTTCTGTCGAGCTGTTGCGTTCACCTGAGTCGATTCGCAATACCATCGTCTCCATCGGCAGTCACGACTTGACCCTTGACGTTCTTGCCGATCAACTTCGACGGAACCGTCCTGAGCTGACACTGGCCTCTTCAAACGTGGGCAGTTACGGAGGCCTGTTGGCGCTTCAACGGAACGAAGCGCACTTTGCCGGCTCTCATCTGCTCGACGCAGAGACAGGGGAATACAACATCAAGTTCATTCGCGAACTTCTGCCCACTCGACAGATGATTCTGTTGCGCTTCGTTGGGCGTGTTCAGGGATTGATCGTGCAACCCGAAAACCCCAAGGAGATCACCAGTCTTGCAGATCTGGCGCGCGCCGATGTGAGCTTCGTCAATCGTCAAAGGGGCGCGGGTACCCGCGTGCTATTGGACTACCAGTTGAAGCAATTGGGTATCAAACGACGGCAGATTCAGGGCTACGAACGGCCTGAATTTACACACCTGGCGGTGGCAGCTGCCGTTCAATCGGGCACCGCAGATTGTGGATTGGGAATTCGGGCAGCGGCAAGTGCCCTGCGTCTGGGCTTCGTACCACTCTTCAACGAACGCTACGACCTGGTGATTCCCGCCGAGTACTATGACAGCGAGTTGCTGGAGCCCTTAATGGCAGTGATTCGCTCCGCTGAGTTTTCCGGTACGGTAGAGGCGCTTGGCGGTTACGATACTGCCGGGATCGGAGAGGTCATAGCGGAACTATGA
- the glp gene encoding gephyrin-like molybdotransferase Glp, protein MTELFDVQTPAEAWRIFSERFRSSVKTERLSVLLSLDRILAEDIFSPHDLPAFPRSTVDGFAVAAIDTYGATASLPAYLEVVGEVSMGQPPQISLDEGQAVLVHTGGMIASDSDAVVMVEDTQRIRQEDTSAGSQSERVDPESEFHPHSIEVLKPVAVGQNVIQIGEDVRQGQPVLVKGHQIRPQDIGGLLALGITEITVAVRPTVAILSQGDEVVSPDQEPGPGQVRDINSYTLAALAHRAGGIPITYSIIPDDFQALQSAAARALADADILVMSAGSSVSFRDMTAQVIEGLGSPGILIHGVSVRPGKPTILALAAGKPVFGLPGNPVSAMVIFDLFVNPAIRSLLGADAVVKTRVTARLSRNIASVSGREDYVQVRLESRAGELWAIPVFGKSNLIYTLIRSDGAVKVPLDSNGIADGQLVTVELH, encoded by the coding sequence ATGACCGAGCTATTCGACGTACAAACACCGGCTGAGGCCTGGCGAATATTCAGCGAAAGGTTCAGGTCTTCGGTGAAAACCGAACGACTCTCCGTGCTACTGAGCCTGGACCGCATTCTTGCGGAGGATATCTTTTCCCCTCATGATTTGCCAGCCTTTCCGCGATCCACCGTCGATGGTTTTGCTGTGGCTGCTATCGATACCTATGGGGCTACTGCCAGCTTGCCGGCCTATCTGGAGGTAGTTGGTGAAGTATCTATGGGACAGCCGCCCCAGATCTCTCTGGATGAGGGACAGGCCGTTCTTGTCCACACCGGCGGCATGATTGCCTCGGACTCCGATGCCGTGGTGATGGTCGAAGATACCCAGCGTATCCGCCAGGAGGACACCAGCGCCGGCAGCCAATCAGAGAGAGTTGACCCTGAAAGCGAGTTTCATCCCCACTCGATTGAGGTATTGAAGCCAGTAGCTGTCGGTCAGAATGTCATCCAGATCGGTGAGGATGTCCGCCAGGGCCAGCCTGTCCTGGTAAAAGGCCATCAAATCCGCCCGCAGGACATTGGGGGACTGCTCGCGTTGGGGATCACAGAGATAACGGTGGCTGTGCGGCCAACGGTTGCCATTCTCTCCCAGGGAGACGAGGTAGTGTCGCCGGACCAGGAGCCTGGGCCCGGCCAGGTTCGTGATATCAATTCCTACACCCTGGCCGCGCTGGCTCACCGTGCCGGAGGGATTCCGATTACATATTCGATTATTCCGGATGACTTTCAGGCGTTGCAGAGTGCTGCAGCGAGGGCACTGGCCGACGCAGATATCCTGGTGATGTCGGCAGGCAGTTCCGTGAGCTTTCGGGATATGACAGCCCAGGTCATCGAAGGTCTGGGGTCACCAGGAATCCTGATTCACGGAGTGAGTGTACGACCTGGTAAGCCAACGATTCTGGCTCTCGCCGCCGGCAAGCCGGTGTTCGGATTGCCGGGCAATCCGGTCAGTGCGATGGTGATTTTCGACCTGTTCGTCAACCCGGCGATCCGTAGCCTGTTGGGCGCCGATGCTGTCGTCAAAACACGGGTGACCGCTCGACTGTCCCGCAACATCGCCAGTGTTAGCGGGCGGGAGGACTACGTACAGGTGCGCCTGGAATCGCGCGCCGGTGAATTGTGGGCGATACCCGTTTTTGGCAAGAGCAATTTAATCTATACACTTATCCGGTCTGATGGCGCCGTCAAAGTTCCATTGGACAGCAATGGCATTGCTGATGGTCAATTGGTGACGGTTGAGCTACATTGA
- a CDS encoding DUF2723 domain-containing protein — MEAEGQMALEATTAATDLSGGSMARPQLLAVVDLLIAAIAGLIAGTVYWLGSAPGLLFGDGGEFQFSAWLAGLPHPTGYPLYMILGWIWTHLLDILNLATPARAMNLLSVIFAAVAVGLTYLFAHGLVELGVRQAPPIAQRIAAFLAALAFAFTPTFWSSALVTEVYSLHAAFIALIFGLALRWQKGLEIEKHYAQEDQPEFRTHPSLSLMVLALVLGLSLAHHRTTLLLIPVLFVFVWRQDGYRVRRPRWLVPLTVLTLAPLLLYLYVPLRVKQSPYLLVELRPDHFVDLINRSPKGLAGYALGYSFASQLQGPATAVSDPFTLIQRFMAELTPVGVGLALLGVLYLIINRETRLLWLTGGGFIALTAFNLFYTIDDIAAYYIPSYLIASGWIAVAGAFIAAEIAQLVARWRPAWATAASVLTLIPLAALPLLLFISHADQVDRSGHTLPERWWANLIEADPPADSILVTNDRDEMMPLWYLQQVEGMRPDLAGLFPGMLPGENWDNVGQVLEIALANERPVFLVKPMPGLEAKAQLGQNDSAGLTRVEGLNTLRGDAQPVDIAIGDQIRLTGYDVETLHPAPGQDTAVTLFWQPVQPIATDLSSFVHLTLPDGSKIAQSDKLIGGDYYPSRLWKPGEIIVDRHVVSLPADAPPGPFRVYAGMYELMGDELQPVGAAILPGSVGGQAPKSSTLELATLPGYANFDDSILLIGYGVDGNRVSSVHGKQVVTEEALVGDLEVSVRWQAAGPIGQDYKVFIHVLDSNGRIVAQQDVQPFDGQYPTSVWEQGELLTDSYEVPLFSELRPGPYRIVVGIYDALTLNRLPAYDDARVRLPNDAIELAEIEIN; from the coding sequence ATGGAGGCAGAGGGGCAGATGGCATTGGAGGCCACCACAGCGGCGACAGACCTCTCCGGGGGTTCAATGGCCAGACCGCAACTCCTGGCAGTGGTCGATCTGCTAATCGCAGCGATCGCTGGCCTGATCGCCGGCACTGTGTACTGGCTGGGTTCTGCGCCTGGCCTACTCTTCGGAGATGGTGGCGAATTCCAGTTTTCGGCCTGGTTGGCCGGCCTGCCCCATCCAACGGGATATCCCCTTTACATGATCCTGGGCTGGATATGGACCCACCTCCTGGATATCCTGAATCTGGCAACACCCGCCAGGGCGATGAACCTGCTATCAGTGATCTTTGCCGCGGTGGCGGTGGGACTGACCTATCTGTTCGCCCATGGGTTGGTAGAGCTCGGTGTCCGGCAGGCACCGCCAATTGCCCAGCGAATTGCTGCTTTTCTTGCTGCCCTTGCCTTCGCCTTCACTCCCACTTTCTGGAGCAGTGCCCTGGTGACAGAGGTGTATTCGTTACACGCTGCCTTTATTGCGCTGATCTTCGGACTGGCGTTGCGCTGGCAAAAAGGGCTCGAAATCGAAAAGCACTACGCTCAGGAGGATCAGCCTGAGTTCCGAACGCACCCTTCCCTTTCCCTGATGGTTCTTGCTCTGGTTCTGGGCTTGAGTCTTGCCCACCACAGAACGACGCTGCTCCTGATACCGGTGCTCTTTGTGTTCGTCTGGCGCCAGGATGGCTATCGCGTGCGCCGTCCCCGGTGGTTGGTTCCGTTGACTGTTTTGACCCTGGCACCTCTTCTGCTCTACCTGTATGTTCCTCTGCGGGTTAAGCAAAGTCCTTATCTGTTGGTAGAGCTCAGGCCGGATCACTTCGTGGATCTGATAAATAGATCGCCCAAAGGGCTGGCAGGCTACGCACTGGGTTACAGTTTCGCCAGCCAACTCCAGGGACCGGCAACTGCTGTCTCCGATCCGTTCACACTGATCCAGCGTTTCATGGCTGAACTGACACCGGTTGGGGTTGGCCTGGCGCTCCTGGGTGTGCTCTATCTGATCATCAATCGGGAAACCCGCTTGCTGTGGCTGACGGGTGGTGGCTTCATTGCCCTGACGGCATTCAACCTTTTCTACACCATCGACGACATTGCCGCGTATTATATCCCATCCTACCTGATTGCCTCGGGATGGATTGCCGTCGCAGGCGCGTTTATTGCCGCTGAGATCGCGCAGCTCGTTGCGCGCTGGCGACCGGCCTGGGCCACCGCTGCCAGCGTTTTGACCCTGATTCCGTTGGCTGCTCTGCCCTTGCTGTTGTTCATATCCCATGCGGATCAGGTTGATCGCAGCGGGCATACCCTGCCGGAGCGTTGGTGGGCCAATCTGATCGAAGCCGATCCGCCTGCCGACTCGATTTTGGTGACCAACGACCGGGACGAGATGATGCCGCTCTGGTATCTTCAGCAGGTCGAGGGCATGCGCCCCGATCTTGCGGGCCTTTTTCCCGGTATGTTGCCCGGTGAGAACTGGGACAATGTAGGACAGGTGTTGGAGATTGCTCTGGCCAATGAGCGACCGGTATTTTTGGTCAAGCCCATGCCCGGTTTGGAGGCCAAGGCGCAATTGGGCCAGAACGACTCTGCCGGACTGACGCGGGTCGAGGGTCTAAACACCCTGCGGGGCGATGCCCAGCCGGTAGATATCGCCATCGGTGATCAGATTCGGCTGACCGGTTACGATGTGGAAACGTTACACCCCGCGCCAGGGCAGGATACCGCAGTAACCTTGTTTTGGCAGCCCGTGCAACCTATTGCGACCGATCTTTCAAGTTTCGTTCATTTGACACTTCCCGATGGTTCGAAGATCGCTCAGAGTGATAAACTGATCGGAGGCGATTACTACCCTTCAAGGTTGTGGAAACCGGGCGAAATCATTGTCGATCGCCATGTTGTTTCGTTGCCGGCAGATGCACCCCCTGGTCCATTTCGGGTGTATGCCGGCATGTATGAGTTAATGGGCGACGAGCTGCAGCCCGTTGGCGCTGCAATCCTACCCGGCAGTGTCGGCGGGCAGGCCCCCAAGTCATCCACCCTTGAATTGGCCACGTTGCCAGGGTACGCAAATTTCGATGATTCCATTCTGCTCATTGGCTATGGCGTGGATGGCAATCGTGTGAGCTCTGTCCATGGAAAGCAGGTTGTTACCGAAGAGGCACTGGTGGGAGATCTGGAGGTCAGCGTTCGCTGGCAAGCCGCAGGACCCATCGGGCAGGATTACAAGGTGTTTATCCACGTGTTGGATTCAAATGGACGCATTGTGGCTCAACAGGACGTTCAACCTTTTGACGGACAGTATCCTACCTCGGTATGGGAACAGGGGGAATTGCTCACTGATTCTTACGAAGTGCCATTGTTCTCTGAACTCAGACCGGGTCCCTATCGAATTGTTGTCGGGATCTACGATGCCCTGACGCTCAACCGGCTGCCTGCCTATGATGATGCCCGCGTGCGCTTGCCCAATGATGCTATTGAATTGGCAGAAATCGAGATCAACTGA